GGCTTCCGAGCACACAAGGGTGTCGCAACTGGGCGCCGAGTTGCCCTTTCGATGGCGATCGGATGAGCAACTGGGCGGCCGAAAATGCTTCCGAACACACAAGGGTATCGCAACTGGGCGCCGAGTTGCCCTTTCGATGGCGATCGGATGAGCAACTGGGCGACCGAAAAAGCTTCCGAGCACACAAGGGTATCGCAACTGGGCGCCGAGTTGCCCTTTCGATGGCGATCGGATGAGCAACTGGGCGACCGAAAAAGCTTCCGAGCACACAAGGGGGACGGCCGGTCGAGCCGGGACGAGTCGTTTTGCAGACGGCTTGACTTCCCTGCGCTGCTGCGGCTTAGTCTTCGGAGATGAAGCGCTTTTTCAACACCGCGGGGCCGTGCAAGCCGGAGATGCACTACATGATTCCGGCTGCCGAGCGTCTGCCGGATGCGCCCAAGGTCATCGATCAGTTCGGCTATTTCGTCGTGCATGCACCCAGGCAGACGGGCAAGACGACGACGCTGCGTGCGCTCGCGAAAAAGCTCACGGCCGAAGGGAAATACGCGGCGCTGCATTTCTCGTGCGAAGCGGGCGAAGCCCCCGGGGACGACTACGAGCAAGCCCAGCGCGTACTACTCGACGAGATCCGGCTCAACGCCGATTCCGCCTTGGCTCCTGAGTTGCAGCCGCCGCCATGGCCCGACGCTTCCGACGCAGGTCTCGTGCGCGCGGCGCTCGCCGCTTGGGCCAAGGTATGCCCGCGGCCGCTCGTGCTTTTCTTCGACGAGATCGACGCACTGCGCGGACAGAGCTTGATCAGCGTCTTGCGGCAGCTTCGAGCGGGGTATCCCGAGCGGCCGGATCGATTCCCCGCCTCGATCGCTCTCTGCGGTCTGCGCGACGTGCGCGACTACAAGGCGGCAAGCGGAGGAGATCCGTCGCGTCTTGGCACGTCGAGCCCGTTCAACGTGAAGCTCACGTCCATGCGGCTTGGCAATCTCGTTTTCGAAGAAGTCGCCGAGCTTTACGGGCAACACACGGCCGAGACGGGACAAGTTTTCACTCCCGAGGCGCTTGCTCGTGCGTTCGAGGTGACGGGCGGTCAGCCTTGGCTGGTCAACGCGCTCGGGCGAGAAATCGTCGAGGAGATGGCCATACCACCAAGCGAAGCCATCACGGCGGCTCATGTCGAGGAAGCGAAGGAGCGATTGATCCTCGCACGAGCCACGCACCTGGATTCGCTCGTGGCCAAGCTCATGGAGCCGCGCGTGCGCCGGATCATTGAGCCGCTGGTGCTTGGCCAAGAAATCCCAGACGACGAAACGTACAGCGACGACGCGGCGTACGTGGCGGATTTGGGTCTGGTGAACAAGCGCCCGCTTCGCATCGCGAACCCCATCTACAAGGAGGTGATCATTCGGGTCCTGGGCGACCGGGTCGAAGATCGAATGGTCGAGTCGCCTCATGCATTCA
The nucleotide sequence above comes from Polyangiaceae bacterium. Encoded proteins:
- a CDS encoding AAA family ATPase, with product MKRFFNTAGPCKPEMHYMIPAAERLPDAPKVIDQFGYFVVHAPRQTGKTTTLRALAKKLTAEGKYAALHFSCEAGEAPGDDYEQAQRVLLDEIRLNADSALAPELQPPPWPDASDAGLVRAALAAWAKVCPRPLVLFFDEIDALRGQSLISVLRQLRAGYPERPDRFPASIALCGLRDVRDYKAASGGDPSRLGTSSPFNVKLTSMRLGNLVFEEVAELYGQHTAETGQVFTPEALARAFEVTGGQPWLVNALGREIVEEMAIPPSEAITAAHVEEAKERLILARATHLDSLVAKLMEPRVRRIIEPLVLGQEIPDDETYSDDAAYVADLGLVNKRPLRIANPIYKEVIIRVLGDRVEDRMVESPHAFILPDGRLAFRKMMRAFAKFWRENGEVLATRMPYPEAGPQLVLMAFMQRIVNGGGYIDREYGIGRKRIDLLLRYPYKKKDGTRAEQRRAVEIKVWRKGEANPLKKGLAQMDEYLGSLGMKSGTLVIFDARGRLAKKKVQYEDTVTKKGRRVRVMWA